A genomic stretch from Hymenobacter psoromatis includes:
- a CDS encoding magnesium chelatase: protein MKHETIRTLGQLRASGYQPRTVKQELRDNLIQKLKNKEDVFPGIFGYEETVIPELQRAILAGHHINLLGLRGQAKTRIARLLINLLDAYVPVVKGSELNDDPLQPLSIYAKNLIAEKGDDTPVDWLYRDDRYTEKLATPDVTVADLIGDADPIKAATLKLPYSDERVIHFGLIPRAHRGIFVINELPDLQARIQVSLFNILQEGDIQIRGFKVRLPLDIQFVFTANPEDYTNRGSIVTPLKDRIDAQIITHYPKSIEIGKRITKQEARIKEEQKGMVTTNEITHDLVEQVAIEARGSEFVDAKSGVSARLTISAYEQVIAGAERRALINGEQKTYVRVADFVSAVPAITGKVELVYEGEQEGAGIVAEKLMGKAIRTLFLNYFPDPDKSKKLKNRPSPYKAVQEWFSNGNTLDILSDASTADYRAALDKVPGLRDIVTELHPKEDVETTYFLMEFLLHGLAEHSLISRNKLTGGAQFKDLLASMFTMPSFGDDDDEEEEKPRKRR from the coding sequence ATGAAGCACGAAACTATCCGCACCCTGGGCCAATTGCGCGCCAGCGGCTACCAGCCCCGCACCGTCAAGCAAGAATTGCGGGATAACCTCATTCAAAAACTTAAAAACAAGGAAGACGTGTTTCCCGGCATCTTCGGCTACGAAGAAACCGTGATACCGGAGTTGCAGCGCGCCATTCTGGCCGGGCACCACATCAATTTGCTGGGCCTGCGCGGGCAGGCCAAAACGCGCATCGCGCGCCTGCTCATCAACCTGCTCGATGCCTACGTGCCGGTGGTGAAGGGCTCGGAGCTGAATGACGACCCGTTGCAGCCGCTGTCGATTTACGCCAAAAACCTCATTGCCGAGAAGGGCGATGACACGCCCGTTGACTGGCTGTACCGCGACGACCGCTACACCGAGAAGCTGGCGACGCCCGATGTGACGGTGGCCGACCTCATCGGCGACGCCGACCCCATTAAAGCTGCCACGCTCAAGCTGCCGTACTCGGACGAGCGCGTGATTCACTTTGGCCTGATTCCGCGGGCGCACCGGGGCATTTTTGTGATTAACGAATTGCCTGACCTGCAGGCCCGCATTCAGGTGTCGCTGTTTAATATTTTGCAGGAAGGCGACATCCAAATTCGGGGCTTTAAGGTGCGCCTACCCCTCGATATTCAGTTCGTGTTCACGGCCAACCCCGAGGACTACACCAACCGCGGCAGCATCGTGACGCCGCTCAAGGACCGGATTGACGCGCAGATTATCACGCACTATCCCAAGTCGATTGAAATCGGCAAGCGCATTACCAAGCAGGAAGCCCGCATCAAAGAGGAGCAGAAAGGCATGGTGACGACCAACGAAATCACCCACGACCTCGTGGAGCAGGTGGCTATCGAGGCCCGCGGCTCGGAGTTCGTGGATGCCAAGTCGGGCGTGTCGGCCCGCCTCACCATCTCGGCCTACGAGCAGGTGATTGCCGGTGCCGAGCGCCGCGCGCTCATCAATGGCGAGCAGAAGACTTATGTGCGCGTGGCCGATTTCGTCTCGGCCGTGCCCGCCATCACGGGCAAGGTGGAACTGGTGTACGAAGGCGAGCAGGAGGGCGCGGGCATCGTGGCCGAAAAGCTCATGGGCAAGGCCATTCGCACGCTGTTTCTCAACTACTTCCCCGACCCCGACAAGTCGAAGAAGCTCAAGAATCGTCCCTCGCCCTACAAGGCGGTGCAGGAGTGGTTTAGCAATGGCAACACGCTCGACATCCTCAGCGATGCCAGCACCGCCGACTACCGCGCCGCCCTCGACAAAGTGCCCGGCCTGCGCGACATCGTGACGGAGCTGCACCCCAAAGAGGACGTCGAAACCACGTATTTCCTCATGGAATTTCTGCTGCACGGCCTGGCCGAGCACTCGCTCATCTCGCGCAATAAGCTCACGGGCGGCGCGCAGTTCAAGGACCTGCTGGCCTCCATGTTCACCATGCCCAGCTTCGGCGATGACGACGATGAGGAGGAAGAGAAGCCCCGCAAGCGCCGCTAG
- a CDS encoding bifunctional metallophosphatase/5'-nucleotidase has product MNPTTFTFFQLNDVHGYLNLHQEIFPGPEGFTYRPCGGYARLATVLHEWRAQYPASLLFDGGDTFHGTRPVVETKGEILLPILRELDIAGMTAHWDFAYGPAQLHQLVSQLNYPLLAANVYDEASGELAFPACRVYEAGGLRVGVVGLACPIVGSNMPAHFSEGLRFSNGDAELPRYVAHLRETERADLVVLLSHCGFPQDVDLLTRHAGVDVCLSSHTHHRLYAPVRVGECLVMQSGAHGSFAGRLTLTLEDGRIVGHDHELREIGADIVPDPVVQALIDQALRPYPHLREAVGIVRGALHRATSINAPMDDFLLESLRARVPADVYFANGWRYGAPVLPGPVRLDDLYNITPMDPEIETVMLTGAELHQLLEHNLESTYSPDPFAQMGGYVKRTLGLKVYFKIENQSGSRVQRAFVRGELLDPKRTYTVAFVTVQAVPAALGRQRRGTGQHAVAAMRAYLDQHRPLAVGCPESFVVV; this is encoded by the coding sequence ATGAATCCCACCACGTTTACTTTTTTCCAGCTCAACGACGTTCACGGCTACCTCAACCTGCACCAGGAGATATTTCCTGGCCCGGAAGGCTTTACCTATCGGCCCTGCGGCGGCTACGCCCGCCTGGCCACCGTGCTGCACGAGTGGCGGGCGCAGTACCCCGCCAGCCTGTTGTTTGATGGTGGCGACACGTTCCACGGCACGCGGCCGGTGGTGGAAACCAAGGGAGAGATTCTGCTGCCCATTCTGCGCGAGCTGGACATTGCAGGCATGACCGCACACTGGGATTTTGCCTACGGCCCGGCCCAGCTGCATCAGCTGGTGAGCCAGCTTAATTACCCGCTGCTGGCGGCCAACGTCTATGACGAAGCCTCGGGCGAGCTGGCTTTTCCGGCCTGCCGCGTGTATGAGGCCGGCGGGCTGCGCGTGGGCGTGGTGGGGCTGGCCTGCCCCATCGTGGGTTCCAATATGCCGGCCCATTTCAGTGAGGGCCTGCGCTTTAGCAACGGCGACGCCGAGCTGCCGCGCTACGTGGCCCACCTGCGCGAAACCGAGCGCGCCGACCTGGTGGTGCTGCTTTCGCACTGCGGCTTTCCGCAGGATGTGGACCTGCTCACGCGCCACGCGGGCGTGGATGTGTGCCTGAGCAGCCACACCCACCACCGCCTCTACGCCCCCGTGCGGGTGGGCGAGTGCCTGGTGATGCAGTCGGGCGCGCACGGTTCGTTCGCGGGGCGGCTCACACTCACATTAGAAGATGGCCGCATCGTCGGCCACGACCATGAGTTGCGCGAAATCGGGGCCGATATCGTGCCTGACCCGGTGGTGCAGGCCCTCATCGACCAGGCGTTGCGGCCCTACCCCCACCTGCGCGAGGCGGTGGGCATTGTGCGCGGGGCGCTGCACCGGGCCACGTCGATAAACGCGCCGATGGATGATTTTCTGCTCGAAAGCCTGCGCGCCCGCGTGCCAGCCGACGTGTATTTTGCCAACGGCTGGCGCTACGGCGCGCCCGTGCTGCCCGGCCCCGTGCGCCTCGACGACCTCTACAACATCACGCCGATGGACCCCGAAATCGAAACCGTAATGCTGACCGGGGCCGAGCTGCACCAGCTGCTCGAACACAACCTGGAAAGCACCTACAGCCCCGACCCCTTCGCCCAAATGGGCGGCTACGTGAAGCGCACGCTGGGCCTGAAGGTGTATTTCAAAATAGAAAACCAATCGGGCAGCCGCGTGCAGCGGGCCTTCGTGCGGGGCGAGCTGCTCGACCCGAAGCGTACCTACACGGTGGCCTTCGTGACGGTGCAGGCCGTGCCGGCAGCGCTGGGCCGGCAGCGCCGGGGCACCGGCCAGCACGCCGTGGCTGCCATGCGCGCCTACCTCGACCAGCACCGCCCGCTGGCCGTGGGCTGCCCCGAGTCGTTCGTGGTGGTGTGA
- a CDS encoding 7-alpha-hydroxysteroid dehydrogenase (Acts on the hydroxyl group at position 7 of the steroid frame) encodes MKPAELFDLTGKTAIVTGGANGIGLASSKMLAAFGSQVVVADLKLEDAQKAADAIKADGGKTLAVACNVTKDEDLTALVDQTLKEFGGLHILVNNVGGGGAGKEGPDQITVAQFARVFELNVFSMWRLCQLCAPHMRAAGYGSIINMSSMASINHSPAISAYASSKAAINHMTRNLAFDYGPIVRLNAIGPGAVRTGALATVLTPEIEKRMLAHTPLQRLGEVDDIAGAVLYFAAPVSAWVSGQVLFVNGGGEQTLD; translated from the coding sequence ATGAAGCCTGCTGAATTATTTGACCTGACCGGCAAAACTGCCATCGTCACCGGCGGAGCCAACGGCATCGGCCTGGCCAGCAGCAAGATGCTGGCTGCCTTCGGCTCCCAGGTAGTAGTGGCCGACCTCAAGCTGGAAGATGCCCAAAAGGCAGCGGATGCCATCAAAGCCGACGGCGGCAAGACCCTGGCCGTGGCCTGCAACGTGACCAAGGACGAGGACCTAACCGCGCTGGTGGACCAGACGCTAAAGGAGTTCGGCGGCCTGCACATTCTAGTGAATAACGTGGGCGGCGGCGGCGCGGGCAAGGAAGGCCCCGACCAGATTACAGTGGCGCAGTTTGCGCGGGTCTTTGAGCTGAACGTGTTCAGCATGTGGCGCTTGTGCCAGCTGTGCGCGCCCCACATGCGAGCGGCCGGCTACGGCTCCATCATCAACATGTCGTCGATGGCCAGCATCAACCACAGCCCAGCCATCAGCGCCTACGCTTCGTCCAAGGCGGCCATCAACCACATGACCCGCAACCTGGCCTTTGACTACGGCCCCATCGTGCGCCTGAACGCCATCGGGCCGGGGGCGGTGCGCACCGGCGCGCTGGCCACCGTGCTCACCCCCGAAATCGAGAAGCGGATGCTGGCCCACACGCCCCTGCAACGCCTGGGCGAGGTGGACGACATCGCCGGCGCGGTGCTCTACTTCGCGGCCCCGGTGTCGGCCTGGGTGAGCGGGCAGGTGCTGTTCGTGAACGGCGGCGGCGAGCAAACGCTGGATTAG